Genomic DNA from Leucobacter triazinivorans:
GGCGTGGGTGTGCGTCGTCGAGTAGACCACGCTGCCGGTCGAGTAGACCCCGTAGTGGTCGCCGAGGCAGTCGGCCATCCAGCGGGTGGAGCCCGAGGAGGGTTCCAGGGCGAAGACGCCCTCCATGTTGCCGACCTGGGCGTTCGCGAACACCCACCCCGTGCCGTAGATCCCGTCCGCGTCGGTGTTGAGCGCGAAGATCCCGGCCTTGCCCCGGCTGCTGCCGGTGCCCCAGCCGTTCTTCACCTTCGCCGTCCCCTGCCACGCCGTGTTGAGCAGCCCGTCGCCCGCGCCGATCGAGGCCATGCCGCGCCAGGCGCCGTCGCCGTTCACATCGGCGAACCGACCGCCGATCACCACGTGCGCGCCGTCCGGATCCATGACCATCGTGTCCACCTGCTGGTCGGGTGCAGCCACCCAGTCGGTGCGCAGCGCACCGTTCGAGGCGGCGAACGCGGCGAGATTGCTGCGCGCAGTGCCGTTCGCCTGGGTGAAGAGGCCCCCCACGTAGACCGCGCCGGCGTCGGCGGCCAGAGCGTAGACGCCCGACCCGCCGATCGAGGGGCTGAAGCCCGGGACGAGCTGACCGGTCTGCGCGTCCAGCGCTGCGATGTTCCAGCGAGACTGGCCGTTCACGTTGTTGAAGGTGCCGCCGATGTAGATCCGACTGCCGTCGGGGGAGGCCGCGACGGCCTTGATGGCGCCGTTCACGGTCGGCGCGAAGGGCAGCAGCGCCCCCGTGGTGATGTCGAACGCGAGGATGTTCGTGCGCGGCGTGAGCGAGGTGCCCGGCGCGGCGAGCGCGGCGCGCGCGTTCTCGAACTGCCCCACCGCGTACACCGTCGTGCCGATGGTGGCCTGGGCCCACACGTAGCCGCTGTCGATCTGGACGGTCGGCAGCGGATCGCCGGTGACGACGGAGTCGTCGCGCTGGAGAAGCGGCGGGGGCGAGGGCAGCGGGTCATCCGCGAGAGCGGCCGTGGTGCCTCCGAAGACGATCGCGCCGGCGACCAGAGCCGCAGTCGCGATCGCAGCGATGACGGCCCGCGGGCCGCGTCCGACAGATGTCATGGGATTCTCCGACTCGTCAGGGCGTGCGCCCGGTGAACTGCGCGACGGGCTCGCCCGCTGCGTAGTTCACGCTGATGGTGAGGTCCCGGCCCTCGGCCGGGTCGAGCATGAACAGGTATCGCCCCTCCGCGCTCGCGCGGGGCGCGACGTCTCCGGCGAGGTGATCGGCGCCGCCGGCGAGCGTCGGGATGCCGAGGTCGCCGTCGGGCGTCTCGAGCGTCACCACGGCGGAGTCGACGCTCTGCGTCTCCGTGGAGTCGTTGGTCACCGTGACCACCACCTCCACCGCGGGCCCGGACACGTCTCCGGGCGTCTCCGCCTCCACCGCGGTCGCCGTCACCGAGTCGAGCTCCACGACGAACCCCGTGGACAGCTCGATCCGCTCGTCGAGCGGCCCCTCGACGATCGGTAGCGGCGGCTGTTCGGTCGGGCCGACGCTGCCCGCCGGTGCCGGTGTGGTGCTCGGCGACGAGCTCGAGGCAGTGTCCCCCGTGCCGGGCGTCGCCGACGTCTGCGGATCGGCGCCCGGAGCGGCGACGCAGCCGGCCGTACCGAGCAGGGCTGCCACCGCGCATGCGGCCCACCACCGCCCGCGAATCCTCGCACGCGTGTTCATCGACGTCACAACAGTCCCCTTAACTGCTAGCGGTCAACACCGTCGAGCTCCATCGCTCACGATGACGGCCGATACGGCATCGTAGGAACCGCGACGCCTCCGATCCGGCGGCTTTCAGTATTTCCTGCGCATGCCGGAGTCGCGCCCGCACCGGGCGTTCAGCACCGGGCGTTCAGCACCGGGCGTTCAGCACCGGGCGTTCACCACCGGGCGTTCAGTGCTCGGCGTGCGCGCGCCACAGCCGCATCCCGTCGAGGCTGCCGCGCAGCGCGGGCCAGATCGTGCGCCCCGGGCGGACGAACTGCCGCCTGCCGCCCTGCAGCAGGATCCGGTACGAGGCCCGGGGTGTGCGTCGCATCCAGCGCAGGCCGTCGTCGCGGGACAAGAACTTCGCCGCGTACAGCAGCCGGTTGCGCGTGTTGTAGTAGTAGTAGACGGGCGACTTCGCCCGGCTCTCGCCCTCGGTGCGGTGCGTGATCCCCTCATCGTGCACGGCGAAGAGCGAGGGATCCGAACGGACGGAGCCCCCCGCCATGACGACCCGACGGGAAAGATCGACGTCTTCCCAGTACAGGAAGTAGTCCTCGTCGAAGCCGCCGAGCCGCTGCCACAGCTCGGAGCTCACCATGAAGCATGCCCCGCTCACCCAGGTGTGGATCTGCGCGGGGTCGGCGCCGGCGGGTCGGCGCCGGGCCGATCGCATCTCGCCGAGCTCGAGGTGCAGATCGACCTCTGCGCAGTAGAGCGTGCCGTCCGGGCGCAGCACGACGGGCGCGAGCTGCAGCATCGGGTCGGCGCGCACCTGCTCGTGCAATCCGCGGATCGTCTCCTCGCTCAGCCACGCGTCGGGATTGAGCAGCAGCAGCTCCGTGGCGCCGCGCTCGATCGCGTGTGCGGCCGCCCGGTTGTTGCCGCCGCCGAACCCCTCGTTCGTGTCCAGCGCGAGCAGCGTCCAGCCGCGCCGCGCGCAGACGGCGCGCGCGGCGGCGCGCTCCTCCGCCGTGCTGAAGTTGTCCACGACGACGACCTGGCCGGGGAAGCGATCGCCCAGGGAACGCTGGAGGTTCTCCTCGACGACGGCGTGCGAGCCGTAGTTCACCACGAGCACCGCGAGGCCGGTGAGCGGATCCGAGGGCGTCTGCACGGCTCAGCCCCGTCGGCGACGGATCGCGATGCGATAGGCGGTCAGGTGGCGGCGGCCCGTCTCGCCCCACTCGCGGCGACCGAGATCGGGCCGGCCCTGCTGGGCGGCCGTCTCGGCCAGCGCGCGTTCCAGATCCGAGGGCTGCAGCTCCCCGGCGAAGCGGATGACCCACGCGGAGCCGACCTCGTCGGCCAGCGCTCGGTTGAAGGCGTTGTCGGGCACGAGCACGGCCCGGTCCAGGGACAGGGCGGCGAGCACGCTGCCCGAGTTGTGCATCTCGGGGTAGGGGAGCACGACCACCTGTGCCTCGCCGGCCTCGCGCACCAGCTCGGCGTCGTCGACGAAGTCGAGCGCCAATCCGACTCGGGGGTCGTCGCCCGCGGCCGACCGCAGCGACTGCGCGAGCTCGGCCGACGACGGGCTGCCCACGATGCGCAACGAGGCGGTCGGGTCGGCGAGGCGCCGGAACACGCGCAGCAGGCCCTCGACGTTCTTGTAGCGCCGCACCTTACCGAAGAACAGGAGACGGCCGCGCGCCGGGGCGGCCTGCGGGAACCGCGCGAACCAGTCGCGGTAGTGCCCGTGCTCGATGAGCATGGTCGCGGCCTCCGGCGGCACGGGGGTGAACTCGTTGAGCAGGATGCGCATGCGCGTCAGCCGGTCGGTCCAGGCGAGCAGCAGCCGCTCGATCCGCCCGATCCCGCTCGGCAGTTCGATGTTGTGCACGGTGCGCACGATCGGGATCCCCTGGACGGACGCCCGCGCCAGGAACAGCGCGTACAGCGACGTCCGGGCGAGCGTCGAGAGCCTGCCGCGCCGCTCGATCAGGGCCTCGGGCCAGTGCGCGTGGAACACGTCGTAGCGCCCCAGCAGCGCGGTGCGCCAGGAGAACCCGCGCACGGCGACGCCCGGGGTCGCCGCGAGGCGGTCGTGGAGCTGGACGATGTAGGGATTCGTGCGGGGCCCCGGGCCGATGTACGACTGCAGCACGCGCACCGGACTCCCCCTGGGTACTCTTCGCTGAGCCACGCTACTCCCTGCCGGACGATCCGTATACTGTCTCGATGACGCCGATGCGGGAGCCCCTGGGTCCCTGGCACGAGGACTGGTGATGACATGAGGATACTCGTTTGCGCGGCCTACGTCCCGTATCCGCCCAAGGGCGGCGGCCGGGCCGACATCTGGCGGCGGATCGAGGCCCTCGTGCGACTGGGCCACTCCGTCATGCTGCTGCACCAGTACGACACGGTCGGAAGCATGGCGCCCGGGGCCTCCGACTTCGAGGAGATGGACCGCGTCCTGACCTCGCGCTTCTCCTACCCCATCAAGCGCAGCAGGATCCGCACCCTGCGGCAGCTGCTGATGATGGCGCGGCTTCCCTGGCACGCCGCCAAGGCCGTCCCGTCCGGCGACGACCGCGAGGCCGCGCACGAGGCCATCCGCCGATTCGGGCCCGAGCTGGTCTGGCTCGACGGCCCCTGGCCGGGCGAGACCGCCCGGCGCACCGCCGAGCGGTTCGGCATTCCGATGGTGTATCGCTCCCACAACGTCGAGCACCAGTATCTCGGCCGGCAGGCCGCGGTATCGCCGAGCCTGCGCAACCGTGTCGCGTGGCGACTCGCCAGCGTCGGGGTGCGGCGCTACGAGACGGGGCTCATGCGCGAGGCCGACCTCGTGGCCGACATCTCCCTGGCCGATCTCGAGTACTGGCGCGGCCGGGGCATCCGGTCGCTCGCCTGGTTGCCGCCGCTGCCCGAGCTCGCGCTGGCCCCCCGCCCCGCGGAGACCGCGCCGAGCGACATCCTCTTCGTGGGCGGGCTCAGCCTGCCGAACAACGTCACCGGGGTGAGGTGGCTGATCGCCGAGGTGCTCCCGCTGCTGCACCGCGTTCGACCGGAACTGACGCTGACCGTCGTCGGATCCTCCCCGAAAGGGGCGCTGCGCGCCGAACTCGAGAACCATCCTGCGGTCCGGCCGCACTTCGACGTGCCGTCCGTGAACCCTCACCTCTTCGGTGCGCGGGTACTGGTGAACCCGGTCTCCGTGGGCAGCGGCGTGCAGCTGAAGATGCTCGACATGCTCATGACCGACGCCCCGATCGTGACCCGGAGCCAGGGCGTGCGGGGCCTGCCGAGCGACTTCGCCGCGCTCTGCGAGGTCGCCGACACCGCGGAGGGCTTCGCCGCCGCGATCCTGGCCCGTCTCGACGATCCCGAGGTCGATCTCGACGCCCGCGACCGGGTGCGGCAGCAGTTCGAGGTGACGGCGGTGGCGGACTGCCTCGCGGCCGTCGCGCAGCGGGCCGGCGAGTAGCCGGCGCACCCGGAGCGGTGCTCAGGGTCGGGCCCGGCGCGGCCGCCGCCACCGGGGGGCCAGCCGGGACCCGTCGATCGTGCAGGTGCCACCCTGGTGCCGAGGCGGTACGAGTCTTCGATGACCCTGCGTGAGTTCGTTCAACGGTCGCGTCTCACGGGCCCGAGGAGTGAGCTGGTGGCATGCCTGCTGCTCGACAGAACTCGGCGTTGTTCGGCTCGGCTCTGTCGAAGCTGGGGAGAACCGCGATGACGTTGTCCGTGCGCAAGCAGGGAACCAGTTGCTCCGCCGGCTGTGGCGCGTTCATGACGTTCACCGCCCAGACTGCGGCACACAGTTCGATGCTGGCCGCAGCTCGATCGTTCGGGGTGCGTATCTCGACGGTCTCGCCGGTTGCTTCGGCCGTCATCGTGTCAGGGATGCCGACTTGAGAGTAGTCGGAAGTCAGATCGTTTTCGGCGTAGCAGTAGGCAGAGCGATCCTGGAGTTTCTGGCTCGCAAACAGCGCTACTGCGCCGCCCGTGGTTGCCATGAGCAGTGTGCTTCCAGCGGTGATCGCGGCGATTCGCCGATTTCGGGTGCGCTTGCGGCGGAGGGAACTGATCTCACGTTCGACGCGGACATTCATTCTTGCGCCTGGATCAGCCGGGATTGCAGGGAAGATCTCATTCATGGTTCTGTTGCTCCTCACGTCATGCTGGTGCGACCACGGATTGGACGTGTCGCCTCAACCGAAATAGGCGGTTGCGCACGGATCCGTGTGTGAGATCGAGTCGAGCTGCAGCTTCCTTGTAGGCGAAACCTTCGATCATGCACATTCGGAAGAGCTCCTGATCGATGGGATCTGCACTCTCTAGGAGGCGTGCGACTTTGTCGAGGATCATGCGCTGCGCAATCTGTTCCTCGAGTGGCAACTGTTGGCTGGCGGGTTCATCGATGTCGTCCATCGGAACGGTGGCACGACTATTCAGCGAACGGCGACGGTTCCAACTGAGATTCCGCGCTGTCACCAATAGCCAGGGGAGTGCGGACAGGCCATGGATGACGATGGAATGACGCTTCTTCCACAGCGCTACGAATGAGTCAGCAGCGACTTCCTCGGCATCGAGATCTGAGCGCAGGAGCGAGCGCGAGTACCAATAGACAGGTGTGCGATGCCGCTCGTAGAGCCTTCTGAAGGCTGATTCGTCGTTGCGGCAAAGCCGGTCGAACAGGACGACATCTGAGTGGCGCTCAGCCATGGACGCGGGTGGTATCGGCGCCTCGAGCATGCGTCACCTGCTTTCTCGAATCATTCGGAAGATGTTCACTCACTCATAGATGTGTGGAGAGTGCGAAAGTGTCTCAACGGGCGTGATCGCGGCCGGACTCCTGAGGTTTCTGCGGAATGTGGTGAGAGGGAATTGTGTCTCAAATCTCCGTGTGTATCCGGCGTGTCATGGTTCAGCACTTGAGCTATGTGCATTCTGGGTGTGTATTTGTGTATGAAGTGTATTCGCTCTTTTTTGTTTATGTATCGGAGAAGAAGATGCACAAGTACTCTGTAGCGCGCCTATCGATTTTGATGCTCGCGATCGGTGCGGCGCTTGCGCTCTCGTCGGTGACACCGACCCTGGCCGTAGTGGGCGACTCGGACGAGGAAATCGAGGCTTCGCGTCGGGTCGACAAGGCTATGCCGATCCCTGAAGCGGGGGAGTCTTGCTGGTATGACATCAGCCTCGACGAAGGACTCTGCGTGCCGACGGGAGAGGACCTCATCGCTGCAGTCGCCGAGGAGACAGGTGCTCGAATCATGATCCCTGACGGAGAGTGGATTGGAGGCCGTGCAGCTGACGCTGACAAGTCGACTGCTGGTCTGGTGGCTCCGCTCGCTTCTTATGCGGTGTCGACCATCTACGATGGTGCGAGTTACGGGAGCAGTTCGTACACCATGGCCGTCGGCCGGTCGGCGACCTGTTCAGGTGGGTACGCCTACGGATACGCGTCACTTTCTGCGATCGGTTGGGACAACAAGGCATCGTCGTACCGAAGCTTCGGCACTTGCAAGACAAAGCTCTGGGAGAATACCGATTACGCTGGTTCCAGCCACGGCTACTACGTCAATGCAACGAGCCTCGGGGCTATGAACAACAAGGCATCCTCGTGGAGGGTCGCGCAATAGACGAGTTGATTCCAGAGGACGTCTCGCGATGAAATCCCGCACCTGGAAGCCGATCTCGCGCCGCTTGGCTCGAGTGTCAGCTGCGTCGCCCTGGGCGCCGTTCGCATCGATGATCCGGCTTTCGCTTGCTGACCGTCGTTTGGGGGTGAGTTTCCCGGGTCGCCGCCTGAGCCGCGACCGGGTGCGGCAGCAGTTCGAGGTGACGGCGGTGGCGGACTGCCTCGCGGCCGTCGCACGGCGGGCCGGCGAGTAGCCTGCGCACCCGGAGCGGTGCTCAGGGTCGGGCCCGGCGCGGCCGCCGCCACCGGGGGGCCAGCCGGGACCCGTCGATCGTCTCGATCCCGCCGGCGGCGTTCAGTGTGTGCACCCGCGAGCCGGGCCAGCCGCTTCCCGGCGCGTACCGGGCGATGATCCGCTGTTCGAACGCGTCGTCGTCGAGTCGTGTGATCTCGGCGACGCTCATCGCCGCGCCGTAGCCGCGCCTGCCGTCCTGCACCGGACGCAGAAGCCTCCCGTCGCGCAGTTCGACCCGGCCCGCCGGGCGCGCGCTGGCGATGTCGACGAGCACCGGGTTGCCGGCGTGCGCGGACCAGGGCCCGCGCAGATCGGGGGCGGACCACAGGAACAGGCTGTCCGAGAGCGAACCGCCGAGGCTGACGGTCGCGGTCATCCACCATCGGCCGTCGTGCGCGAACACCGTGGCGTCACTCGCCACGACGCCGTCGACCAGCACGGAGTGCAGTTCCCAGCCGCGGGGGAAGTCGGTCGCCCGGTACAGCTCGATCCTGCGCGCCCCCGAGGTCTCGGGAATCATCCACACCTCGCCGTCGTGGGCGACGACGAACGGGTACGACAGGTGGACGTCGTGCCGCAGGACCGTCGCGAAGGGGCCGGCGGGTCCGCCCGGCCCCCAGGGGGCGACCGAGATCACCCCCTTGCCGACGCGGTGGTCGAAGTCCTCGACGAAGAGGTAGGTGCGCCCGTGGTGCTCGAACGGGAAGGGATCTGCATAGAAGCGGGAACCGTCGTCGGCGACCTCCGACCATCCGGCACCCGACAGCCGTCCGGTCGACAGCGCGTCGGTGTCGGCGGTGGCGTCGAACACGCG
This window encodes:
- a CDS encoding glycosyltransferase family 2 protein, coding for MQTPSDPLTGLAVLVVNYGSHAVVEENLQRSLGDRFPGQVVVVDNFSTAEERAAARAVCARRGWTLLALDTNEGFGGGNNRAAAHAIERGATELLLLNPDAWLSEETIRGLHEQVRADPMLQLAPVVLRPDGTLYCAEVDLHLELGEMRSARRRPAGADPAQIHTWVSGACFMVSSELWQRLGGFDEDYFLYWEDVDLSRRVVMAGGSVRSDPSLFAVHDEGITHRTEGESRAKSPVYYYYNTRNRLLYAAKFLSRDDGLRWMRRTPRASYRILLQGGRRQFVRPGRTIWPALRGSLDGMRLWRAHAEH
- a CDS encoding glycosyl transferase — its product is MRVLQSYIGPGPRTNPYIVQLHDRLAATPGVAVRGFSWRTALLGRYDVFHAHWPEALIERRGRLSTLARTSLYALFLARASVQGIPIVRTVHNIELPSGIGRIERLLLAWTDRLTRMRILLNEFTPVPPEAATMLIEHGHYRDWFARFPQAAPARGRLLFFGKVRRYKNVEGLLRVFRRLADPTASLRIVGSPSSAELAQSLRSAAGDDPRVGLALDFVDDAELVREAGEAQVVVLPYPEMHNSGSVLAALSLDRAVLVPDNAFNRALADEVGSAWVIRFAGELQPSDLERALAETAAQQGRPDLGRREWGETGRRHLTAYRIAIRRRRG
- a CDS encoding glycosyltransferase, with the protein product MRILVCAAYVPYPPKGGGRADIWRRIEALVRLGHSVMLLHQYDTVGSMAPGASDFEEMDRVLTSRFSYPIKRSRIRTLRQLLMMARLPWHAAKAVPSGDDREAAHEAIRRFGPELVWLDGPWPGETARRTAERFGIPMVYRSHNVEHQYLGRQAAVSPSLRNRVAWRLASVGVRRYETGLMREADLVADISLADLEYWRGRGIRSLAWLPPLPELALAPRPAETAPSDILFVGGLSLPNNVTGVRWLIAEVLPLLHRVRPELTLTVVGSSPKGALRAELENHPAVRPHFDVPSVNPHLFGARVLVNPVSVGSGVQLKMLDMLMTDAPIVTRSQGVRGLPSDFAALCEVADTAEGFAAAILARLDDPEVDLDARDRVRQQFEVTAVADCLAAVAQRAGE
- a CDS encoding RNA polymerase sigma factor, with product MAERHSDVVLFDRLCRNDESAFRRLYERHRTPVYWYSRSLLRSDLDAEEVAADSFVALWKKRHSIVIHGLSALPWLLVTARNLSWNRRRSLNSRATVPMDDIDEPASQQLPLEEQIAQRMILDKVARLLESADPIDQELFRMCMIEGFAYKEAAARLDLTHGSVRNRLFRLRRHVQSVVAPA
- a CDS encoding formyl transferase translates to MRIEVRVGRDLHRRWHEDLVERLRSLPGCEVSVRLTDEPRSAAHRRLQRLLRLERMLHRLKPEGLARGRLRDSSPQAGSGAVAPDIVLDLTRSPGPGHWSVRYDGRPGERAAADALRAGRLPIVSVVDGDGRVRAVGRPGSEVPGLLATALADVGAGTATLVVGAVAGRRCSAPDPDPTDTGGTGTAVPEPAPRAYSALAVRRVLGAAVRLAYRIGFRAPHWRVGWRVFDATADTDALSTGRLSGAGWSEVADDGSRFYADPFPFEHHGRTYLFVEDFDHRVGKGVISVAPWGPGGPAGPFATVLRHDVHLSYPFVVAHDGEVWMIPETSGARRIELYRATDFPRGWELHSVLVDGVVASDATVFAHDGRWWMTATVSLGGSLSDSLFLWSAPDLRGPWSAHAGNPVLVDIASARPAGRVELRDGRLLRPVQDGRRGYGAAMSVAEITRLDDDAFEQRIIARYAPGSGWPGSRVHTLNAAGGIETIDGSRLAPRWRRPRRARP